Proteins encoded within one genomic window of Nordella sp. HKS 07:
- a CDS encoding acyl-CoA dehydrogenase family protein, with the protein MRLSETQIQVRDMARQFADEVIRPMAEALDREERFPADLYRQMGELGLFGIGVPEEMGGPGFDTLTYALVMEELSRGYASVADQCGLVELVSTLLVRHGTPAQQQHWLQGLLSAEIKAAYCITEPEAGTDVSGLRTEAVRNGEGWVLNGGKIWIHNAPVADVGFVLARTDKAAGHRGMSIFIVDLKGAGVTRGPKEHKMGQRASQVGALSFADVRLPPEALLGEEGRGFHMMMSVLDKGRVGIAALAVGIGQAGLEAALDYAKQRRQFGKPIADFQGVQWMLADIARDVEAARLLVHSAAAKIDAGEDATRYCSMAKWFASDMAVARSADAVQIFGGSGYIRGFEVERLYRDAKITQIYEGTNQIQRAIIARELLKNGAAA; encoded by the coding sequence ATGCGGCTGAGCGAAACCCAGATCCAGGTCCGGGACATGGCGCGGCAGTTCGCTGACGAGGTCATCCGGCCGATGGCCGAGGCGCTCGACCGCGAGGAGCGGTTTCCGGCCGATCTCTACAGACAAATGGGAGAACTGGGCCTGTTCGGCATTGGGGTGCCGGAAGAAATGGGCGGGCCCGGCTTCGACACGCTTACCTATGCGCTGGTCATGGAGGAACTGTCGCGCGGCTATGCCTCCGTCGCCGATCAATGCGGCCTGGTCGAGCTCGTCTCCACCCTGCTCGTCCGCCACGGCACGCCGGCGCAGCAGCAGCACTGGCTCCAGGGCCTGCTCTCCGCCGAGATCAAGGCCGCCTATTGCATCACCGAACCCGAGGCCGGCACGGATGTGTCGGGGCTGCGCACCGAAGCGGTGCGCAACGGTGAGGGCTGGGTGCTCAATGGCGGCAAGATCTGGATTCACAATGCGCCCGTCGCCGATGTCGGCTTCGTGCTCGCGCGCACCGACAAGGCGGCGGGCCATCGCGGCATGAGCATCTTCATCGTAGATCTCAAGGGCGCGGGTGTCACACGCGGGCCCAAGGAGCACAAGATGGGCCAGCGCGCCAGCCAGGTCGGCGCGCTCAGCTTCGCCGATGTGCGGCTGCCGCCCGAGGCGCTGCTCGGCGAGGAAGGACGCGGCTTCCACATGATGATGAGCGTGCTCGACAAAGGCCGCGTCGGCATCGCCGCGCTTGCCGTCGGCATCGGCCAGGCAGGACTCGAGGCGGCGCTGGATTACGCCAAGCAGCGCAGGCAGTTCGGCAAGCCGATCGCCGATTTCCAGGGCGTGCAGTGGATGCTCGCCGACATCGCGCGCGACGTCGAGGCGGCGCGTCTTCTCGTCCACAGTGCCGCGGCCAAGATCGACGCCGGCGAGGATGCCACGCGCTATTGCTCGATGGCCAAATGGTTCGCCTCCGACATGGCGGTGGCGCGCTCGGCGGATGCGGTGCAGATCTTCGGCGGCAGCGGTTATATTCGCGGCTTCGAAGTGGAGAGGCTCTATCGCGATGCCAAGATCACCCAGATCTATGAGGGCACCAACCAGATCCAGCGGGCGATCATCGCGCGCGAGCTCCTGAAGAACGGAGCGGCGGCATGA
- a CDS encoding 3-ketoacyl-ACP reductase: protein MTTPRHAAFVTGSSRGIGLAIAEALAESGFDIALNGPAVDAELAAAAERVARHGGKVVTIVADIGDIKRHERLLDEAEAVIGPLSTLVNNAGVSVLSRGDLLDVSEESYDRCIRINAKAMFFLSQAFARRLVKRARDDERFYSLINVSSSNAIAVAVQRGEYCASKAAAAMISKVFAVRLGPEGIAVYDIQPGVIETAMTSVAKESYQRRIADEGLTLLPRMGAPADIGRIAATLARGDLPYTTGQVISADAGMLVQRF from the coding sequence ATGACGACGCCACGCCACGCCGCCTTCGTCACCGGCTCGAGCCGCGGCATCGGGCTCGCCATCGCCGAGGCTTTGGCCGAAAGCGGCTTCGACATCGCGCTCAACGGTCCGGCGGTGGATGCGGAACTGGCGGCCGCCGCCGAGAGGGTGGCGCGGCATGGCGGCAAGGTGGTGACGATCGTCGCCGATATCGGCGACATCAAGCGACATGAGCGACTGCTCGACGAGGCCGAGGCGGTCATCGGTCCCCTCTCCACTTTGGTCAACAATGCCGGCGTGTCGGTCCTGTCGCGCGGCGATCTTCTCGATGTGTCGGAGGAAAGCTATGACCGCTGCATCAGGATCAACGCCAAGGCGATGTTCTTCCTGAGTCAGGCTTTCGCCAGGCGGCTCGTGAAGCGGGCGCGCGATGATGAACGCTTCTACAGCCTGATCAATGTGTCGTCCTCCAATGCGATCGCCGTGGCGGTGCAGCGTGGCGAATATTGCGCGTCCAAGGCGGCGGCGGCGATGATCTCGAAGGTCTTCGCGGTGCGGCTCGGGCCTGAGGGCATCGCCGTCTATGACATCCAGCCCGGTGTCATCGAAACCGCCATGACGAGTGTCGCCAAGGAGAGCTATCAGCGCCGCATCGCGGATGAAGGCCTGACCTTGCTGCCGCGCATGGGCGCGCCCGCCGATATCGGCCGCATCGCCGCGACGCTGGCGCGGGGCGATCTTCCCTATACGACCGGCCAAGTGATCTCGGCCGATGCCGGCATGCTGGTGCAGAGGTTTTAG